In the genome of Triticum urartu cultivar G1812 chromosome 5, Tu2.1, whole genome shotgun sequence, one region contains:
- the LOC125508662 gene encoding uncharacterized protein LOC125508662, with protein MAGTAAVYRRVMKAVQKHVGGSADKKHFREFVAAEFRSPAGTEADARARLRLAGDYAYHLTSIQHQKELLFSYNIAVDRSDEMKKILNKSAASVGLQLPDVYQP; from the exons ATGGCGGGCACCGCAGCCGTGTACCGGAGGGTCATGAAGGCAGTGCAGAAGCACGTCGGCGGGAGCGCCGATAAGAAGCACTTCCGCGAGTTCGTGGCCGCCGAGTTCCGCAGCCCGGCCGGCACGGAGGCCGACGCCAGAGCGAGACTGCGGCTCGCCGGGGACTACGCGTACCATCTCACCAGCATCCAACACCAGAAG GAACTGCTATTCTCATACAATATAGCTGTGGATCGATCTGATGAAATGAAGAAGATATTGAACAAATCTGCTGCCAGTGTAGGCCTTCAGCTTCCAGATGTCTACCAGCCTTGA